A genomic segment from Nicotiana sylvestris chromosome 1, ASM39365v2, whole genome shotgun sequence encodes:
- the LOC138871117 gene encoding uncharacterized protein, with the protein MADIKWISPAHYMHKILLEEGHKPSKEHQRRLNPNMKEVVKKEVIKWLDAGIIFPISDSNWVSSVQCVPKKGGMTVVKNDNNELISTRTVTGWRICIDYRKLNMATRKDHFPLPFIDQMLGKLRKDKLMHPIYNSSRTLSGAQLNYTVTEKEMLAVMFAFDKLRSYLIGSKLHATSLEEVPWYADFANYLASGIVPYDLSSVQKKKFYRDCRIYYWDETYLFRICVDNMIWRCLPEIEQSSILQAYHASAYGGHFGRVRTTTKVLEAGFYWPTVFKDTHQWVKGCNEYQQTGNIFRRHEMPMNPIQEVKVFDVWGIDFMVPFVISFGNEYILVVVDYVSKWVEAAALPTNNARVVVGFLKKNIFTCFRNPRAIISNGGTHFCN; encoded by the exons ATGGCAGACATTAAGTGGATTAGCCCGGCACattatatgcataaaattctactagaagagggacacaaaccttccaaggagcaccaaagaaggctgaaccccaacatgaaggaagtggtgaagaaagaagtaattaagtggttggatgcgggaatcattttcccaatctctgataGCAACTGGGTTAGCTCAgtgcaatgtgttcctaagaagggtggcatgacggtggtcaaaaatgataacaatgagctgatctctacaagaaccgtcacaggctggagaatttgcatagACTATAGAAAATTAAATATGGCCActcggaaagaccacttcccacttcccttcattgatcagatgctcgGAAAATTG CggaaagacaagctaatgcaCCCAATTTACAATTCCAGTAGAACATTAAGTGGCGCCCAGctgaactacactgtgactgaaaaggagatgctgGCTGTGATGTTTGCATTCGACAAGCtcagatcatacctgattggctctaag CTACATGCTACAagccttgaggaagtgccatggtatgcagactttgcaaattacctggcaagcggtatagttccctatgacctttcctctgtgcaaaagaaaaagttttatcgtgactgccgcaTATATTACTGGGATGAAACTTATCTTTTTagaatatgtgttgacaatatgatctgGAGGTGtctccccgagatagaacaatcttctattttgcaggcatATCATGCATCGGCATATGGCGGGCATTTTGGAAGAGTCAGGACGACAACAAAAGTGCTAGAAGCCGGGTTCTACtggccaacagtgtttaaggATACACATCAATGGGTGAAGGGTTGTAATGAATATCAGCAAACTGGGAACATTTtccgtcgccatgagatgcccatgaacccaattcaagaggttaaAGTGTTCgatgtttgggggatagacttcaTGGTCCCCTTCGTCATCTCATTTGGCAATGAGTACATACTTGTTGTTGTAGATTACgtgtctaaatgggtggaagctgcagCACTTCCCACCAATaatgcaagagtggtggtgggatttttgaagaagaatatattcacctgTTTCAGGAATCCGAGAGCTATTATTAGTAATGGGGGCACTCACTTTTGCAATTGA
- the LOC138871121 gene encoding uncharacterized protein: protein MMQQVIGSNAKMSERVDAHESVIKNIKMQMCQILMSLNNRPYGTFPADTQINSKDQGPKQLMVVSLRNGRALDLEQGRARENRQAATLVPVPIELDDAMKLTEVTKEETSSTIPTEASQVPERGTIQEILGDGETNPDLATVTLTQTCSAVVTRLVAEKLSDPGSFTIPCTIGNFAFAKALCDLGDSINLMLLVIYKRFSIGRARPTSMLLQLADRTVKRPSGILDDVLIQVGKFVFPADFVILDCKVDEEIPIILERPFLVTGRDLIDCETGELKMRLNDEEITFNVQKSMRRPSEFANCSLIDAVDVIVEADDEMLTMRTLLLHVW from the exons atgatgcagcaggttattgggtcaaatgcaaaaatgagtgaAAGGGTAGATGCACATGAGTCAGTTATAAAGAATATAAAAATGCAGATGTGCCAGATTTtgatgtctttgaataatcgtCCTTATGGGACATTTCCTGCAGACACTCAAATAAAttcaaaagatcaaggcccgaagcagctgatggTAGTGAGTCTACGTAATGGTAGAGCCTTAGACTTGGAGCAAGGCAGAGCTCGAGAAAACAGACAAGCTGCGACACTTGTACCAGTGCCTATTGAGTTAGATGATGCAATGAAGCTGACAGAGGTGACA AAAGAAGAGACCTCCAGCACCATTCCTACAGAGGCTAGCCAAGTACCAGaaagaggaacaatacaagaaattcttggagatggtgaaacaaatccag acttggccacagtgaCTCTTACTCAGACCTGCAGTGCTGTTGTGACTAGACTAGTTGCTGAGAAGCTGTCTGAcccagggagtttcacaattccctgCACCATTGGTAACTTTGCTTTTGCCAAAGCACTTTGTGACTTGGGGGATAGCATAAATCTTATGCTCTTGGTGATCTATAAAAGGTTTTcaattggaagagctagacccacttcTATGTTattgcagctggctgacaggaccgtgaaaagaccctctggtatcttggatgatgttttgattcaggtagggaaatttgtgttccctgcagattttgtgattctagattgcaaggtggatgaagaaattcccataattttggaaAGGCCATTCTTGGTCACAGGGAGAGatctcattgattgtgaaactggggagctcaagatgaggttgaacgatgaggagataacattcaatgtgcagaaatctatgaggcgaccaagtgaattcgccaattgttctcttattgatgccgtggatgtaatcgtagaaGCAGATGATGAGATGTTGACTATGAGGACCCTCTTGCTGCATGTCTGGtga